The Candidatus Hydrogenedens sp. genome contains the following window.
TCAAAGACAGTGCTTTTTCCATATCACTACGCAATTCATCCGCATTACGGGCTTTACCCGGATAATTCCCTGTTGCCTGAATTCCACCACTTGATGCAGATTCCGAATGCTCAAAACCACCAACATCGTCACCCTGCCAACAATGCAGAGAAATAGGTATCGACTCTAATGTTTTTAGAACCGCATCAGTATCTACATTTACACCTGCATAAATTTCACGAGCCAACTCATACATCTTTTCTGTTTCTTCCACATTATATTTAGGGATTAATGCCATAATTTAAATCCTTCTTTTAAGTTAAATTCTAAAATTAGTATAGCAAAACATAATCACCTCTTTTCTGTCCAATTTGTCCGACTTGTCCGAATTGTCCGACCTATAACTTAAAATATCTTCTCTGTCCAAAAAATGAACTTGCAAATCCGTTATATTATATAATAATAAGAGGCAGACAATAGTCGAATTAAAGGAATTTTTTATGACACGGAATTCAGGGTTTACATTAATTGAACTTATTCTCGTAACAATTATTATTGGAATTCTTGCAGGTATGGTCGTAATGAATTATGGTGGTAGAGTACGTGAAGCACAAATCCGTGCTGCAAAAGGCGATATTGCCACATATAGTAATGCGGTCGATTTATATGCATTAGACCATAATGATAAATATCCTGGATCATTAGAGGATTTAGTCAGCGGAGAACGTCGTTATGTCCGCGAACTACGTCCAGACCCTTGGGGAAATCCATACATCTACAAACCAGCAACAGACCCACTAAAAGCAGATTATCAGATTTTCTCTGCTGGGCCTGATGGTGTTCCCGGAAATGAAGATGATGTTACATCTTCCTCAGAAACAAGTCTTACTTCAAAAAAATAACTTATTTGATATTAAAACAATAAGAAAGAGTGAGAATTCCGATTATTACAAAAAAAACAAAACACATTGCGGGCTTTACTCTTCTCGAATTAGTGGTTGTTGTGGCTCTACTTTCTGTATTAACAGGATTAGTCATCCCTGTCTATAACCGTGCTATGTTTTCCCTACGTATCCGCAACACTACACAGGACATCACATCACTTATCAGATATGCTCAGGAAAAAGCGATTGCTGAATCCCGTGAATTTCGTGTATTAATTGACGAAGACAAAGGCACCTTTCGTCTCATGCGATTGAAAAGCCAGTCCATAGAGGGAGACAAAGAATTTGAACCTGTTGCACCTGCTGATGGCGGTGAGGCGCTTCAACTTCCAGAAACCATGACCATTTCACGGATTACTGCTGGGAAAGACCGTGCCACTGGGTTACATTATATCTCCTGTTTTCCAAATGGTGCGTCTGACCACGGACAACTTGTAATCGAAACAAATGGCAGTCGGAAACAGAGAATTTCAATAAAATGGACTGGTGCCTTGGGGAGGTTTGAGATTAAATGAACCGAAAACAATCTAAATATGGATATATATTATTCGAAGCGGTTTTCTCTATGGCTTTATTAAGCATCGCAGGGTTAACCTTCCAGTCCGCTTTGCATCAGGCAATCCTGACCCGAGGTCAGGCAAATGACTATACTATTGCACGTTTTTTATTAGAACGGGTCAACGCCGAGATAGAACTTCAACCACAATTTGAAGAGACAGAAAAGAGCGGACAATTCCCACCACCATATAATCGTTTTACTTACGAATGGAAAATCAGTAAACTATCAATACCCAAGCCAAGTCTACCCTCAAAATTACCACCCGACCTTCGTGAAAATTTAGAAAAGATGTTCCGTGATTACATGGCGAAAGTGGATATCTGGATTCGCTGGCAGAGAGCTGGAATGAATTTTGAAGTACATGCACAAAACTTGTTTCAACCCGAAAAGTTATGGCTTCCTGAAGAACAACAATGAGAAAAACCAGTTTAAGACACAAATATTTAAACAAACACGGTTTTACCTTAATGGAACTATTAGTCGCTTCCACACTGCTAAGCATCGTATTATCCTCTGTTTATGTGTTATTTCATTCATCTATACGTACATGGAAACAATTAGAATCGGGGGTCAATCCATATCAGGACGCAAGGCTTGTTATGAACTTAATCGCACGTGATATTAACAATGTTGTTGCCTCAGCAGGACACTTAGTTGAAGGAGATGACCACCAGTTTGTTCTGTTCTCTATCACTGAACCATTTAATAAAGACACTGGAGAAGGTGGCCATCTCATGCAAATTGAATATTCATATAACCGCTCTCAAAAACGGATTGAACGGGAAGAAGCATTGGTGGAAACTGCACTTCCGAAATTTCCCCCAGCAAACCGTGAAATTGACCGTTCTCGGATTCGCATTACCAAAAAGAAAAAAGTGACTATTGCCGAGGGAGTTCGCAATTTCGAGGTTGCTTATTTATGGGTACCGTATGACGATAAACGAAACTTAAAAGAGCCTCCAAAAAAGGTAGAAATTGTCAAAGCAGAAAAACACAAACTATGCTGGTGGCTACCTCAAGGAATAGAGATAAAAATGACCATTGACGACCCTGACCAGCCTGAAAACAAAATTGAATTTAGAGAGGTTTTTCCTATTCGTGCACCTTCTGCACATCTGACCCAAAAACAATTAGATGAATTATTAAAGGATAAAGTATGAGGAAATCAGGATTTATACTCGTCTCTATCCTTTGGGTGATTACCTTACTAAGTTTCGTTATTTTAGGTTTTGGCAAACGTGTAACATTAGACCGACGTGCCTCCGCATATAGTTTAGATGTCAGCGAAGCACGTCTACTGGCTCATTCAGCCGTCCAACGAGGCATTATTGAACTCCGAAATAAAGCCATTATCGATGTCGCAGAAGCAGAAGAGAAAGGTGGGGGGACACATCTTGGTCAACCATGGGCACAGCCAAAAAGTTTAATTAAAGACCTTCACATATTAGATTGGGGTGAAAACCGAAGTGAAGATGATGTGTTTTATATCATAACTGATGAGGAGAGTAAAATTAATTTAAACTCTACCGCAAAGGAAATACTTGAAGAGGTTCAGGGGATTAATCGTGGTGTTATCCGCCAAATTATAAAGCGGAGAACAGAATCGGTGCACCAAGATGAAGGGATAAGCCCGTTTCAAGTGGAAGAAGAATTGCGATACCTACGGGGTGTAAAAGATGAAGACTGGTTTGGAACGTCGAAAACCCCCGGATTAAAAGATATGTTCACAGTCCATGGCTCTGGAAGGATCAATTTGAACACGGCTTCAGAGAAGGTATTAAAATGTATTCCAAAATTAGGTGACCGTGCAATAGAGACAATATTAAATTATCGTGCTGGTGCCGATGGAACATTAGGTACAGGTGACGACAAAGGCTTTCGTTCCGTTCAGGAAGTCATGGACGTAACAGGATTAGCAGGAGACCCTATCGAGGCTATTAAGCAATATTGCACCTTTTACTCTTCTTGTTTTAGGATTAAAGGATATGCGACCCTAAGAAATGGTAAAATACGAGTTGCCTGTACCGCTATTGTTTATATTGAATCAACAAATGCAAGCCTGATTCGCTGGCAGGAGGAGACATTTGGAATATAAAGGAAACAAATATCTATTTATAACCATTGAAGGGGATTACTACTCCTTACTTCGTGTTCAGAAAACACGAAAAGACTGGGAATTCATTCATTATGAGACAAATTTCAATCCCTCACAAGGAACTCCAACGCATCCTCTCTCCCAGCTAAAACAGAAAGCAATAGATAACAAATGGCTACAAGATTCATGCTATTTAGTCTTACCAAGACACGAAATTACATCTCGAATTGTAACTTTCCCTTCACAAAACATCGATGAAATTAAAAATATGGTTGCACTCAGTGCAGAAGAGTATGTGCCGTACTCTTCCGACGAAATTCAGACTTCACAAATGATACTCGAACAACTCCCTAATGATGAGAGCAAAGTGTTTATCGCCATTGCTCACCGCGACCTAATCGATGAAAAAATAAACATATTAAGAGAGATTGGTTTAGAACCTCTGGGCATTCTTGTGAGCACAGGATTAATTGCAGATACAGCAATACCTCTGGCCAAAGACAAATTGCATACTGGGAATATTGGTATTGTCCATCTCGCCCTTGGCGGAATAGAATTTGCCATATTCCATAATAATCGGCTACAGTTTTCGAGGGGAGTTCGGACAACTTGGGAATTAAGGGAGCATAAAGAAACCACAACCATTCCTGAGAAAAAAGACGAAGATATTGTATTAGACCCCTTCCGCATCCACTCTGAGCCATTGGTAGAGCATTCTCAACAAACTACAAAAGCACAGAGCGAGTTAGCCACAGATTTAACCCAAGAGATTGTTCGCGAAATAAGAACATCGGTTAATACTTACCAACAAGAAACGGAATCCGAGTTTACAATCAATAAAATCTATATTAGTGCGGATTTTCCAGTTCCTCAACACTTAAAAGATGAACTACAAAAGTTTTTGGATATCCCTTGTGTTCTAATTAGCCCAGAACACATAACAGGATGTTCATGGAAAACAGAATGGGCACCTCCTATTTCTGCACCCCTTGTGGGGGTAGCCCTGTCTTTATTCGACAACAAGCCCACCCCCCTAAATCTTCTTCCTGAAAAATTACTAATTACACAAAAAGTAAGAGAGATTGCAAAGCACATCAAACGTCTTGCAGTACTTGGGATTGTCCTCATTTTGTCGCTTGTGGGCTTATTTGCACAAAGCGTCTATCAACGACAAAAACTTATTCATGAACTGCAACGACAGGTGGCAGAGATTGAATCCAACGCACGTGGTGTAGCGGAAAAACGACAACAACTGCAAATTTTACGGCGTGAAGTGGCAAAAAACGGTTCGGCATTGGACTGCCTTTCACGGATTACCGCATCAACGCCACCTCGTGTAAATATGAATATGTATAGTTATCGTAGAAATGAAGGGATTAACATCTGGGGTAGAGCCAAATCCGTAGATGATGTTCATGCATTTGCAGAAAATCTCCGACGACAAGCCATTTCAAGTTCATTAAGCGCCTTCCAGCAGGCAAGAAGTGTTTACGAACAGCAAACTCGCGAACAAAATGAAGTCATTTTTGATTACCAGATTTCAATACCATTCAGTGAAGAGGAAGAATCGCGTGGAGCAGATACTGCTACAAATCCATAATGTCTGGAAACGGTTTTCCCAGCGTGAACAATTGCTCATAGTGGGTACCGTTATTGTTGTTATCCTTTTCACAGTAAACATTATTTACCGCTCTACCATAAACTATATTGACGAATTAGAGAACACAATTGATAAGTTACAACAAGACTTGCTCAATTATACACACCAGTTAGCAGTAAAACAGACCGTCGAAACAGAATACGCTCAGGTAGCACGCCAGCATTCGAGCAAATGGACTGAGGCTGAAATCCATGACCGACTACGACAGGAACTCTATCGCCTCGCTCAAAAATATCCTCCAGAATTAAACGAAGAAGGAATCCCCATCAAGACAACCACCTCTACTGGTTCACTGGTAGAAATCCCATCTCTTCAACAAGGTATTTTAAGAACTACAGATAAAAATTACCGTGAATATACCATCAACTTAAAACTTCCTGCCTCCGATTTTACCTCGCTTATCTCATTTTTACAAAGACTGCAAAGTAGCCCACAATCACTACGTATAGATAATATTGATTTGCGGAGACATCCTTTAGAAGAAAAAGTGAGTGCAGATATGGATATTACACGGATTATCACCGCAGGAATGAGCGGTGATATAACTACCACTTCCGATACTATTGAACTCAGCCTTGACCCAGTTGATTGGAACTGCTCTGGTGGCTCTCTCACTCCACAACAGGACGCTGAGAAAAAAACCACATGCCTCATTGCAGAGGCATCCCAAGACACCATGGAACTGGCATTTGTTCGCTCTTTTAAACCTGGAGAGAAATGGCTACTCGAAATAGATATTGCAGTAAAAGGAAACGCCTGGCTCACTCTTTCCTCTCCTGACAATATAACTTTTGATGGTAAAGAAACATTAAAAAATGATGGCAAAAAATATCACTATAAAATAAGCATGACCTTGCCTAAAATTAAAAATGATAGAATACGGATTCGGATTCCCCATCTTATTGTAAAAGGAAATGGCAGTAAAATTTATATCTATAACGGAAAAATAACGAAAGTAGGATGATGAAGATAACAGATAAAAAACGTATCTGGAATTGGATTGAAATCAGTATATGTATTTTAACCCTTTTCGTTATTTCTCAGATAGTATTAAATTTTCTTTTCGACCCCACAGAAACCCGTAGACAATCCCTTACACGCGATTTAGAAACAATACCTACAACAAGTCGCACATCAGATATGTCTACCACAGATATCGATACGTGGGGACAGACTATCATTGATAAAAAAGATTTATGGAAACCATTGGTTCCACCTCCACCACCTCCACCACCTCCACCCCCACCACCTCCAAAGAAGCCTGATATATCGCAAATATTACAGGGGGTCAAAGCATCTCGACAACAAATCGGACAAAAAATAAAAATATTTACTCCCGAAGAACCGAGAGGAATCCTCGTAGGTGTTGGCGATGTTGTCAAAGGTTGTAAGGTGCAATCTTTTGACCGCAACACCGTAACATTTGTCTTTTTCTGGGAAGAAGGAAAGGAAGAAATTCCATATACAATAAATCGTGAATAATCCTGTCTTGTTTAATCACATGAAGTCAATGTATGATACATACGAAAGAAAAAATATATGAAACTGTGAAGCAAGGTTAAAAGATATGAAACCAACACAAATCAATGTTGTTTCTGAACCAAAAAAGAATACCCATTATTACAAACCACTTAAAATGATTTTTCACCATCTGTTCTGTTTTATCATGATATTATTAATGATAGTCCCACCTGCAGTGCCTCAGGGACAATCGCCAACAAGCCCTGTATCTCGTCCATCCACAAGAAGTTCAAAAACACCTTCTTCCTCTGTTCGTGGGCAAGGAACACGATTCAAACTAAATGACCAATCATCCTCCTTTGGTGGGGGAATGCAACAACAAGAGCCACTATTACGGAGTAGAAGTACTACAAAAACAGAAGAACAAAAAAAACCAGAAGGCAAAAAAGAAACAACCGAAAAAAAACCATCTGAAGAAGAAACATCATCCACTGAAAAACAGCCTTCTAGAACAAGGACAATTACACGACAATCTAACACACCACAAGAGACGGTAAAAACTCAGACGCCTACAGCCCCAGCGATGCCTACCGCAGGGGGAACAACAGGAATCGCAGGACAGACACCACCAGGACCAAGAATGCCATCTATGATTTCAGGTGGAGGAACTACTGCAACAGGTGTAGGCCAAGTAGGAACAGCCCCAGGATTTAAAGGATTATTATCAGGCATTGGTAAAGCATTAGGCACCCAACCAGGTACCACAGCAGGTCAAGGCTTCTTCGATATACTATTTAGCCGAAAATTGGAATATAGCGAGCTACCAGATGAAGGTGAACCATTAACATTACCAGGACCTATGACCGCAGGCGAATTTTTAGAAGCCATTCACCTCGCAACAAATTGGAACATCATTGTATCCGAATCAGCAAAAGATGTCCAGATGAATTTCTGGCTCGTTGAGAAAAAACCAAAAGAAGCTTTGGAAGTCCTGAAATTCCATGACCTTTTCTATGACTATGATAAAAATACCAATTTCTTAAGAGTTTATACAAAAGAAGAATGGTTATTAAAAAATTTCGGCGACCTAAAACCACATGAATTTAAAATCAAACATGCAGATGTTTCATACATGGAAGCTATCCTCTCATCGCTCCTCTCAGGCATAGGCAAAATGATAACCGACACACGAACAGGAATTATCTATGTATGGGACATTGATGACAATCTAAAACAGATGGAAAAAACTGTCCAAGAATTAGACATTCCACTGGAAAAGAAAATGTTTACAATCAAGCATGCGGAGGTTGCTGATGTCGAATCAGTCTTATCTTCTATGTTATCTCCGAACGGCAGTCTCTTAGTGGACACAAGAAGTGGACAAATTTTCGTGTGGGATATCCCAACTTCATTGCAAAAAATGGACGATGTGGTAGCTCGCCTCGATATTCCAATGGAAACTCGTACATTTGTATCTCAATATGTAAACGTGGAAGATATTGCGGATTCGCTGGAATCGTTAATCTCACAACGCGGGGTCGTTCAGGTTGACCCACGAACAAATACAATTATTGTTACCGACTTACCTTCACGATTAGACAGAATTGCCGAATTTATCAAAACATTAGACATAAAACTTGAAACACGCACCTGGGTAATAAAATATGCAGATATTGACTTTATCGCAGACCAGATTGAAAATTTAGTCCCAGCAGAAATGGGACAAATTGTTGTTGATGATATGACACATCAAATTACTGTGACTGCTTTACCCAGCCGTATTAATGAGATTGACGAATTAATAAAAACATGGGATATTAAACGGAAGCAAGTGCTAATCGAAGCTTTCATAGTTGAAATGGATACCGAGGTAGAACGGTCATTAGGTATTAACTGGTCTTACTACGGAACATCAGGTAATGTACCTATTGTCCTCCATGGTGGGTCGGGTGTTAAAGATATTGCCTCCCCATCAGGAAGCGGAGAGTCTATGAGCGTCGGGCAATTACCTTCAATTATACCTCGTTTTAGCGAATTAACTTTAGATAGTAGTGGTAACATTACCCGCCAGCAAATACAAACCCTACAGGGCAAACCAGCCATCGACCGATTCCTCGGCAATAACCTCGCAGTGGCACTAAACTACTTAGACCGACAAAATAAAGCAACTATCCTCTCCTCACCTCGTGTAGTTGTGCAGGATGGAGAGGAAGCTATCTTTGAAAATGCAACCCGTGTCCCATATATTTCAGGCACTGCAGGCTACCCTTCCTCATATTACTATCGACAAACAAATACCAATCAGAATCAAAACACAGTTTATAACAATCCATATTATGGTGGTTATCCTTATTATGGTGGTTACTACGGTGGATATAATCGTGTCGAATTTATTGATGTCGGAACAATTTTATCCGTAGTGCCACGAATTACCGAAGACAACAACATCCTTTTAGATATTAGCGCAGAAGATAGCTCCTACAAAGATAAAGAAATCAAAGCGTATGACCAAACCTCAACAGTCCCCGAAAAGACCATTCGCCATGCAGAAACACAACTACGTGTTTACACTGGCGAAACAGTAGTTTTAGGTGGGTTAAGACGTAGTCGGAGCTCCAACCTTGTAACGAAAACTCCCTTACTCGGTGATATACCTTTATTAGGCAAACTCTTCCGTAACCCATCACGAACAGCACGAAATGATAACCTCCTTATATTTATCACCATAACTATTGTTGACGAATTCACACACCCCGAAGCCGAGATGCTTACTCGTGCGGAAGATAAAATCTCCGAAGATGTCCGTTATGAATCACGGAATATGTGGGGTAAACTCCATGAACAAATGTATCCCGACCGAAAATCAGAAATACGAATTTCAATCGGTAACAATGGAACTATTTTTATGGGTGGACAAAAAGTTAACCTCAACGAACTGCCCCAGATTCTCGAACAAGAGAAAACTAAAGGGAAAAAGGCTGTCTTATTAAGAAAAGCATTACGAGCACCAGATGCCCTTGTAAATGATGTAAAATCTATTGCTGAAAAAGCCAACCTGAAAATAGAATATGACGAAGCAAATGAACCTGTTGTGGCATTACCCAATCCACTTATACCCGATGACAACTCATCCGCTTCTATTCAACCATTAGAACCACAACAAACACCTGAGGAACAAAAATAATCACAAGAGTATCAACACTCTTATAAAAATCAACAATAAATCTTTCCTACGAAATATGTCATTTTCATATTGATACTATTATCTTACCTATTTTCCCAATTCTAAGCAATAGTTGAAAATGGAAGGGAAAAACAAGTATAAATTATTCCTCAGCAATAAAAAACAGGAGCCATATCCATGAGCGAAATTGCTATGCTAAAATATCATATTAATGCAGGAGGAATAATAGCATTACCAGATTACGTTGATAAAGAAATTCAAGAACGAATACAACAAGGAACACTAATCGGAGCAGATTTGAGAAGGAAAAATTTACGGGGCGTGTGGCTGGCAGGGATAAATCTTGAAGGAGCCGATTTATCAGGGGCAGATTTAGAATTTGTTGTATTGAGCAACGCACGACTCCACAAATGCAATTTAGAAAAAGCAAACCTAAAACGAGCAAACTTAATAGGTGCTGACCTGACCGAAGCAAACTTGAAAGATGCAGATTTATACTATGCACGACTGACCAGTGCAAACCTACAAAAAGCAAATCTGCAAGGTGCAAACTTACAACGGACAATACTCCGTTGTGCCGATTTATCTTATACCATCCTTACAAATGCCCATGGTGAACCTATTATCGACCGAACAAAGATGGAAGGGATAATTTCATGATAGTATATCATTTCTGCACCTCTATCAATGAAGCAAACGCTTACATACTAATCGACCCAGAAACCAAACAGGCATTACTCATCGATGTTCCAGAATGGACACCCATGATGGAACAGGTATTAGTAGAACAACAAGCCCAATTAAAAGGAGTCTTTATTACTCATGAACATTATGACCATATATCAGGATTACAAAAATTAAGACAACGTTACAACGGACTAAAACAATACCCCGAAAAAGTTTTCTTTCACAATCCAAACATGAATAAAACCGCAACTTTAAAATTAGGTGATTATGAAGGTCAAATAATATCACTTCCTGGCCATACACCAGAGAGCGTAGGACTTTATATCGACGGAATAATATTCACTGGCGACGCATTATTTGCTGGTTCTGTCGGCGGAACCATTAGTTCCTTACAGGCAAAACAGCAAATCGAAGCCATTAAAACAAAAATTCTAACCTTGCCTGAAAACACCCTCATTTTTCCTGGGCATGGTCCCATAACATCAGTCAGCACCGAAAAAAAATACAACCCTTTCCTACAATCATAATTCCAATTACTATTTACCCCCTTAAACATTATGTACTCACATGTACTTAATCTATAACTGTAATGGCTCCATTTCCTCTAAGGCTTTACGAATTTCATGCAGGTCAGATGAAGTCAGTTTAACGGAACCTGCACGAGCGTTCTCTTCAACCTGCGATTCGTTACGTGCCCCAACCAATGCACTCGTAATCCCTGGTTGATGAACTGTCCAAGCAATGAATAATTGCCCAAGCGTAATACCATACCCTTCTGCAATCGGTTTAACTCGTTCAAGCATATTAAGAACACGTCGACGATTCACAGTAGAAAACATCGCTTTATCCCTCCGCAAATCTCCCTGCGGAAATTCCCTGTCAAGAGTTACCTTTCCTGTAAGTAACCCTTGAGCGATAGGACTATAGGCTAATACTGAAATGTTGTTCTCTTGACAAAAAGGTAAAATTTCCACTTCTATTTCCCGCTCTAATGCATTATATTTTGGCTGGTTGCTTTCAATCCGTCCCTTCTTTAGACAAGTCCGCATCATTTCCACAGTAAAATTGCTCACCCCGATATACCGTATTTTGCCTTCTTTTTGTAATGAAAGCAGTGCAGACATCGTATCATCTAACGGCGTGGTTTTATCAGGCCAATGACACTGATAAAGGTCAATCACATCTACTTTGAGACGACGAAGGCTATTCTCACATTCTTTCCGTATCGAGGCAGGGCGTAGATTCTTATAGACCTTAAGCGGATTCCCATTTCGGTCGGTCGTATCAAAGAAAAATTCACCTTCATCAACATCCCAACGGAGACCACATTTTGTCGCAATAAAAACCTGATCCCTTCTATCATGAATCGCTTCACCGACAACTGTCTCGCTGTGGCCAAAACCGTAGATAGGCGCGGTATCAATACACGTAACACCAAGGTCAATAGCACGCTGTATCGCACGTTTTGCTTGTTCATCATCTGTACCACCCCAAAGCCACCCACCAATTGCCCACGCACCAAAAGAAACCACAGGAATCCTCACATTGGTCGTACCAAATGGTTTATATTCCATAATATTCCTCCTTATCTAAAATTTACTTAATCTAAAACAATAATTATTTGTTTTTTATTTTAACGTATTACACCCAGAAAAGAAAATTAATATTTTGTTATTAAATACAGATTAATTTAGAATAAATAACATAGTAAAACTAAACCAGGATAAGGATGAATACTATGGTTGCAAAAAGATTTATGTCAGTATTGGCTATATTTTTATGTTATGGAACAATCCAATTTCATGGAGTGTATGCAGATATGAATAACGAAATAACAACAGAATATTATCGATTGGTTCTTAACCCTACAACAGGGGACATAGAATCATTACAAAGTGAAGGGCAGGAATTAATATTCCCTCCAAGTCAATCACGTGGTTTATTTACGATTCGACTACGGGATGATAATGGAACTGCAACAGAT
Protein-coding sequences here:
- a CDS encoding type II secretion system protein GspG, producing the protein MTRNSGFTLIELILVTIIIGILAGMVVMNYGGRVREAQIRAAKGDIATYSNAVDLYALDHNDKYPGSLEDLVSGERRYVRELRPDPWGNPYIYKPATDPLKADYQIFSAGPDGVPGNEDDVTSSSETSLTSKK
- a CDS encoding GspH/FimT family protein, whose translation is MRIPIITKKTKHIAGFTLLELVVVVALLSVLTGLVIPVYNRAMFSLRIRNTTQDITSLIRYAQEKAIAESREFRVLIDEDKGTFRLMRLKSQSIEGDKEFEPVAPADGGEALQLPETMTISRITAGKDRATGLHYISCFPNGASDHGQLVIETNGSRKQRISIKWTGALGRFEIK
- a CDS encoding prepilin-type N-terminal cleavage/methylation domain-containing protein, giving the protein MRKTSLRHKYLNKHGFTLMELLVASTLLSIVLSSVYVLFHSSIRTWKQLESGVNPYQDARLVMNLIARDINNVVASAGHLVEGDDHQFVLFSITEPFNKDTGEGGHLMQIEYSYNRSQKRIEREEALVETALPKFPPANREIDRSRIRITKKKKVTIAEGVRNFEVAYLWVPYDDKRNLKEPPKKVEIVKAEKHKLCWWLPQGIEIKMTIDDPDQPENKIEFREVFPIRAPSAHLTQKQLDELLKDKV
- a CDS encoding type II secretion system protein GspK; translated protein: MRKSGFILVSILWVITLLSFVILGFGKRVTLDRRASAYSLDVSEARLLAHSAVQRGIIELRNKAIIDVAEAEEKGGGTHLGQPWAQPKSLIKDLHILDWGENRSEDDVFYIITDEESKINLNSTAKEILEEVQGINRGVIRQIIKRRTESVHQDEGISPFQVEEELRYLRGVKDEDWFGTSKTPGLKDMFTVHGSGRINLNTASEKVLKCIPKLGDRAIETILNYRAGADGTLGTGDDKGFRSVQEVMDVTGLAGDPIEAIKQYCTFYSSCFRIKGYATLRNGKIRVACTAIVYIESTNASLIRWQEETFGI
- a CDS encoding secretin N-terminal domain-containing protein; this translates as MKPTQINVVSEPKKNTHYYKPLKMIFHHLFCFIMILLMIVPPAVPQGQSPTSPVSRPSTRSSKTPSSSVRGQGTRFKLNDQSSSFGGGMQQQEPLLRSRSTTKTEEQKKPEGKKETTEKKPSEEETSSTEKQPSRTRTITRQSNTPQETVKTQTPTAPAMPTAGGTTGIAGQTPPGPRMPSMISGGGTTATGVGQVGTAPGFKGLLSGIGKALGTQPGTTAGQGFFDILFSRKLEYSELPDEGEPLTLPGPMTAGEFLEAIHLATNWNIIVSESAKDVQMNFWLVEKKPKEALEVLKFHDLFYDYDKNTNFLRVYTKEEWLLKNFGDLKPHEFKIKHADVSYMEAILSSLLSGIGKMITDTRTGIIYVWDIDDNLKQMEKTVQELDIPLEKKMFTIKHAEVADVESVLSSMLSPNGSLLVDTRSGQIFVWDIPTSLQKMDDVVARLDIPMETRTFVSQYVNVEDIADSLESLISQRGVVQVDPRTNTIIVTDLPSRLDRIAEFIKTLDIKLETRTWVIKYADIDFIADQIENLVPAEMGQIVVDDMTHQITVTALPSRINEIDELIKTWDIKRKQVLIEAFIVEMDTEVERSLGINWSYYGTSGNVPIVLHGGSGVKDIASPSGSGESMSVGQLPSIIPRFSELTLDSSGNITRQQIQTLQGKPAIDRFLGNNLAVALNYLDRQNKATILSSPRVVVQDGEEAIFENATRVPYISGTAGYPSSYYYRQTNTNQNQNTVYNNPYYGGYPYYGGYYGGYNRVEFIDVGTILSVVPRITEDNNILLDISAEDSSYKDKEIKAYDQTSTVPEKTIRHAETQLRVYTGETVVLGGLRRSRSSNLVTKTPLLGDIPLLGKLFRNPSRTARNDNLLIFITITIVDEFTHPEAEMLTRAEDKISEDVRYESRNMWGKLHEQMYPDRKSEIRISIGNNGTIFMGGQKVNLNELPQILEQEKTKGKKAVLLRKALRAPDALVNDVKSIAEKANLKIEYDEANEPVVALPNPLIPDDNSSASIQPLEPQQTPEEQK
- a CDS encoding pentapeptide repeat-containing protein, whose amino-acid sequence is MSEIAMLKYHINAGGIIALPDYVDKEIQERIQQGTLIGADLRRKNLRGVWLAGINLEGADLSGADLEFVVLSNARLHKCNLEKANLKRANLIGADLTEANLKDADLYYARLTSANLQKANLQGANLQRTILRCADLSYTILTNAHGEPIIDRTKMEGIIS
- a CDS encoding MBL fold metallo-hydrolase; amino-acid sequence: MIVYHFCTSINEANAYILIDPETKQALLIDVPEWTPMMEQVLVEQQAQLKGVFITHEHYDHISGLQKLRQRYNGLKQYPEKVFFHNPNMNKTATLKLGDYEGQIISLPGHTPESVGLYIDGIIFTGDALFAGSVGGTISSLQAKQQIEAIKTKILTLPENTLIFPGHGPITSVSTEKKYNPFLQS
- a CDS encoding aldo/keto reductase, coding for MEYKPFGTTNVRIPVVSFGAWAIGGWLWGGTDDEQAKRAIQRAIDLGVTCIDTAPIYGFGHSETVVGEAIHDRRDQVFIATKCGLRWDVDEGEFFFDTTDRNGNPLKVYKNLRPASIRKECENSLRRLKVDVIDLYQCHWPDKTTPLDDTMSALLSLQKEGKIRYIGVSNFTVEMMRTCLKKGRIESNQPKYNALEREIEVEILPFCQENNISVLAYSPIAQGLLTGKVTLDREFPQGDLRRDKAMFSTVNRRRVLNMLERVKPIAEGYGITLGQLFIAWTVHQPGITSALVGARNESQVEENARAGSVKLTSSDLHEIRKALEEMEPLQL